In Setaria viridis chromosome 5, Setaria_viridis_v4.0, whole genome shotgun sequence, the genomic stretch ACGTTTGCTCAGAGGAAACATGCATcccgaaaggaaaaaaaaaggcataatGTTGAGGAAATTAACGAATTTTTTAAGCTAACCTGAAGGTGAACAACTCCACTGAAGATCGACCGCATGAACCTTTCCCCTGATAAATCCTTTCTGTGGCATAAAGAAAACAGGTACTTAATTCAGGAAAAGGTGCGATGTTACTAGTAGTTTTCAAAGCTCACTATCCTAGCCACTAcgagggtgtttgggaggaggaagctaaactttagccctgtcacatcggatgttcggatactaattagggagattaaatataagctaattacaaaattaattgcagaacccctaggctaaatcgcgagacgaatctattaagcctaattaatccatcattagtgaatggttactgtagcaccacattgttaaatcatggactaattaggcttaatagattcatctcgcgatttagcctaggggttgtgtaattagtttaggtttaatactcctaattagtgtcaaacattcgatgtgatgggagctaaaatttagccccctcctgccaaacaccccttacATCAACCAATGATGAATAGTTTTCGAAGCCTTACACATCAAGAAAGAATCCAGAATCCGAAAGGCATTTTACTGGAACCTCCTGAGGGAATCGTGCACGGAAATCATCGCAGTGCAGTAGGGCAGCAAGGCCACCAGCAGAACAACCTGAAAGTAAGGCCTGAAAAATGACGTTGGACATGGCTCTGCTCACAAGCTGTGTGGCGAGGTTGCCACAAAGGCTAATAATCTTTGTGGATGATTTTTACAAAATCGATAGCACAATTAACCTGTTTAGCAGTGGCCAGTCCTTTCCCCATGAGTTCGTCAACGACGGCTTCCCAGATACGCAATCCTCTGAAGAAAAGTTTTGTTCCATTCTGCATCAATGGCATTACACCATCAGTTTGGGTAATGAACATAGGCCGGCGGCTAAAATCAGAATTCACGGAAGAATAATCACCCGATCTTTGCCCTCAGCATCTCCAGCAAATGATCCTCCGTCACAGTACCTTACGTCAACTTTATTCCAGTTGTAGAAATCTGATCACGCAACCCATTGAATTGAATTAGTACAAAACCCATTGAGCAGACATCTGAAGCATCAAGCTCAATCTAAAGCTAGTCCAATCAGCAGAGGATCCATGAAAGAGGAGGCATCTTTATTTACGTACAGGGATTTTGTGAGCGCTTGTTGCTGAGTATCCCCTCAAACTCTATTGCTTTCATGAATTTGGATGAACCAAGGTCGGTCATTCTGCGGTCAGAACAATCTTCCGTGGTGTTGCACCATGCACCTCCCTGAGTTTTATTCATAATATTCATAATCATGCACAATCAATACTGAAACTGCATTGAGTCTaatagatttttttaaaaaaaaactcatgcTAGAAAGAAGCACAATATTCATCGCAGACTAGCAGTTTCAAATTTTCAACAATTTTCACACATACACAAAGGATTGACTGGTCACCTCAAGATTGACGATCCAGCTGTGTTTTCCGGAGCCGAAGCCTCTCTGGAGGTGGTAAGCCGGCGGGCTACCGTCCAAGCAAACTGTGACGACGTGCATCCACACGCAATCAAGAACACGCTACAAAATGATCTGAAGGAAGCGAATATGGTTAGCTGAAAATACCCGCGCCCTTCTCCTGAGCGTTTGCGAGGAGGGTCAGCTCGACGACCTCCGGAgagcccgccgccaccgccaccggcgaTGAGCAGGACAAGGCTGCCAGGGCCAGGAGCATGACGAGCCATGGCGCCACCGCCGAGACAGGGAAGCGTGGTCGATGCTGCGGGACGAGCGGCGAGGACCGTAGCGCGGTCGCCATGGCCATCGCGCGGGCCTGgctgctgcaggcctgcagccaAGAACAGACGCAACGCCGGGTAGTTGTGGCGTCGTGGAAACTGCTAGTTTGTCAACGCCCGGGATGGAATGGAATTGTACCCACCAAGAGCTGAATTGCAGAAGGTATCTTGTAGTTCTGATTGACCATAATCGTGCATATCTCAGATTTGAACTAAATCTGGGATAAGACCTTGTTTTGTACGGACGGTAGGTGACTGCTTTCCTCTCTGAAACAAAAGGTCAACTGTCTTATGAATTAGATCACCATCCAATCATACGCTCCTCGCAAATCGAATTTCACAAAAATTCTCCAGATTTAAAAGTGTGGCGCGGCCTGTTTGGAATTTTGTATGCCATGGTTTCAGGGCCTATATCCCTCCCTTCCGACATCGCTCGACAGGTGCCATATCTGACTGACATCACCATCCAATGCGGGAAGTGACTGAATTCTCCTCAACTACAACCGCCAGGCTCGCAGCTCATACGCGAAAACTTCGGGAGCCtagagcagcggcggcgcggcggagacCGGAGAGGCCTCTGGGCTCCTGGTAGAGAGAAGGAGACTGGCCGGGACGTGGAGGAACGAACCCGAACCAAATTTCACAGAGTTCCAACCTCGCCGAGGTCACGGAAGCAGTCAGCATCAccgcggcgtcgggcggcgagGTCCTCCGAGTCTGtacgccgaggcggcggcgctgcgggagGCGGATACGAACGTGAAGACTGAGATGCGCGCGTCCGGCCGGGAGGAGAAAGTGAGGCTCAGGACGCGGTGCCCGGTGGTGATGCTTCTGGTTCTTGGCAACAAACATGCATGGCCACCgcaagggaggaagaagacgccggGATGGCCACAGCCGCTCTCCGTGGAGCGCAATGCGGTAGGAGAGGCGCGCCGGCAAGGAGTACGCCGGTATGACACTATGGGGGAAGGTGCTGCGACGCTGAGTGGGAGCCGGGCGCCGGTGCGCCGGTGCTGACCGCGACGGCGTGGCGAACTGGAGAGCGCGCGCGGGGAGGGTCCGGGACTccgggtggacggtaaatgaaataccgtccaccacGGACGGTATCTCGTTTACCGACCAGGCCTGGGTTATGTATGGCCGTTGGATCCGGAGGCTGCGGCCACGATTCGACCTGACGAATTGAAGGAACGGCGCGGCCTGGGCCAAGTGGAGGCCCAGCAACTGGCTGGACTAGAGACACGTTTCAGTTGGGGCCCGTTCGAGAATTTGGTTCTCGTGGACCTTGCGATGCTCGCCGTCGTCCGTCGATGAGACCCCGTTGCGGCCGTCCGAGACATCGTCTGCCGCCGCCATGCGATCAACCGCCaagtcgtccgccgccgccggcagcgtgGCGAGCGCCGGCCGGGGGTACGATCAATTCGTCGGCCATCGACCGTCTTCGGCCTAACTCGGGATGCACACCATCCGCGCGGACCCAACTACACAATCCGTGTAAAACTGTTCGATCGATGCGGTCCAGATTCTTGGATTCCAAATCGATCCGCCATCGAAACTACGTGGGCCCGCCCGTTCTCGCGGCTGTAGCAAgatggacgccgccgccgccgccgtcgcccgcggcggcgcgaccgTGTCGGCTTCGGAATCTCTCTGTTCCAGTGTTCCGGAGACGTGCCAGAGCCGTTGAACCGGACGCGCGCTCGCCAAGTGGGCGCCCGCCGGTgtgcgtcggcgtcggcgtcggcggcgttaGCGTCCACGCGTCTGCGCAGGGCCGCAGCTTAGCGCGTGCGCGTCGGGCGTCGTCGGCCCTCTGTTCTGTGCTCGCCATTGCCATCCCCACGAAAGCGGAGGAGTAAAAAGCAAAGAAGCTGTGAGTAGGCCACGCTGCCACAGTAGTAACAACACAAAGAAACCGTGTGTCTGTCGTGGAGTCATGATGCCACGTCACTGGATCGTCTTTGCGCATCTCCCGGCGAAGCTATGGTAGCACATCACTGGAATCAAGGACGTGAGCAAGACCAGTTCACTTCAAACAACAGAAATATCCTGCACATGCAGTCGCTTCGACGACGTACCTGTGTACCCTACTCCAGTCCACCCCATCAGGCACGAAAAGGGAAGAAAGCTTCCCCTTGGGGCACGGGATCACGAGCTTTTGAGCTGTCCAGGCGTAGAGCACGGGCGTCCCGGATCACGACGGGAAAAATGCTGCGAATTTCCGGCGAAGTAATCCATAGTGCCATGCTGGCATGACTTGGTCGTCGACGAGGACCGGTCCGATCGCCCAAAAGCTTGTGTGAAAGCAGCAGGGTCCATCAGCCATCAGCCATCTCGACACGGATCGCGGTCGATGCCATGCCATCCTTGTCTTCCGCGACCAGGCACGCGCGCACGCGACGCCGTTGCCCCGACTCGTGCACCATAACTAAAACGCGTCGACGTGCCGACGTACGTGTGGTGGGGATCCCCTTCCCCAGTTCCCCTTGTGCGTGTGCGTACAATGCAAGGACAGAAGGTAGCCGTCGCCGCCTGCGCGAGAGGCAACAGTGATGCGATGATGCTGATCAGTAGCTTCCGAGTTCCGACCGATTCTTTCGGTGTCAGCGTCGAATTAAAAGTTCTCCCCAACAATTTTATTTCGGAAATCTAAATTTGGACCGAAAGTTTTTGCATTGGGGCCTGATAGGGGGTCCAACCGTCCAAAAGGTTTTGTTTTGAGAGGAATTGGAGATTTTACGTACTATGGAAGTACCGGAGTTTCTCTAGAACGGGGAAATGGCGTTATTTTTTCcgtgaaaaaagaaaggaaaagggtcAGCATGTGCGTACAAGTGCCATTATCATTATCTACTTATTCAACGACAATGATATACGTCCTAACTTTCCTGTAAACATATTATTATCTAGTTATTATGTGAAAAAGATGTGCTCAATTTTGAAGAGAAATGTGCCCGTTCGCACTTCGGCTTCAAAGTAATGCATGAAAACAACAGCGATTCTCCATTCTCGCGAAGCAAAGATATTTATTTTacatcaagaaagaaaaagaaattattaATTTAAGAAATAAGCAAATATCTTATCTTATCATTTTTCCTTTTAGAACGAGAAATGAAAACAATTTACTACTCCTTCTGTCGCAAATTATATCGTTTTGGTTGGATACACAGCAAAACGACCTAGGATAGAAGAGTAATTAAACTTAAAAAAATGGTGCCGCCGAAGAGACAAGTAAAACCAGTTACTAACcctttttatattaaaaattaaACCCTGTATGCGTTGAATTTTATTCTGTCAGACATCCGAGCTGGTGACAGCCATGTACCTCACTTCCCTACTCTATTTCGGCTACCTTTCTTGACATGACCGTTACCATTTTTTCCAACGgtatttcgaaaaaaaaaacgcGCCAAAAGATTTCATCTTACCCGCGTCATAAGCGTATATAGCTAACTTTAGCTTCCCCCTCGCCCCGAAGGAAACGGGCCCTTCCGCTCTTcactcccctcccctcgcgctctcctctttctcctcctctcctgatTCACGAGGCCCAAGCCTACCGCCAAAGGTCTCGATCTCCAGCGGGGCTCTCCGGCGCACTTTCTCGTGCCTCGGGGACCCCGATCCGCCGCCGAGATCCCGTTCCCGGATGCACTGATCAGATCGTTCCTGAAGACTTGGTTCGCTCGGATATGGCGGCGAACGGCATGAAGGTGGCGCTGCACCGGCAGGTATCCGGCGGCTCGATGAAGCACAACGCGGAGCTCCGGCGGCAGGCGTCGCTGGAGTCCCCGCGGACGGGGCGGGCGACGAGCCGGTTCCTGTTCGGGCGGCAGTCGTCCATGGACCCgaaccggcggcgcggccggagcCAGAGCCCCGTGGGGTCGTCGGCGGAGGACCTGACCGTGCCGGAGAACCTGGACGCCACCATGCAGCTGCTCTTCTTCGCGTGCCAGGGCGACGCGATGGGGGTCGAGGGCCTGCTGCGGAGCGGCGTCGACGTCAACAGCATCAACCTCGACGGCCGCACCGCGCTGCACATCGCCGCCTGCGAGGGACACCGCGACGTCGTCCGGGTGCTGCTCAACTGGAAGGCCAACATCGACGCGCGTGACCGCTGGGGCAGCACGGTGAGCTGCGCCGGCTAACCGGCGGCGATCTCCGCGGTTCTCCGACCAAACTTTCCTTTCCATCGATTTGGCAGCAGACGATGAATTGATGATTTCCTTTGCTTCTCCGATCATAGGCAGTAGCTGATGCCAAGTTCTATGGCCACTCTAGGGTCTACGATCTCTTGAAAGCTCATGGTGCAAAAATTCCGGTATCTTTCTTGCCACATCATCTGATACTTCTAGTATTTGTTCGGTAACTTGCAAACGCGGCATCAGCGAATTCGCTGTTCACCTGCTGCTCTGCAATCGTTTCTGCAGAAAAACAAGAGGACGCCGATGATGGTATCGACCCCCGGCGAGGTACCGGAGTACGAGTTGAACCCCGGCGAGGTCCAATTCCGGCGCGGCCACGATGTTACATCGGTGAAATTTTCTTTCTAATATAGTACAATTTTGTTCCTCAAATATTTGTTCAAGGACGGAATGTGACGCTAGGGAGATAAGGGGAATTGACTAATGACACATCGAACTGCAGGGCATGTATCATATTGCGAAATGGAATGGGACCAAGGTTTCCGTAAAGATACTTGACAGAGAAGGCTGCTCCGATCAAGATGCCGCGTAAGATGCAAATGCCTGTGCTCAATTACCAAAGAGTTTTTCCTTTACAATAATCGCCTCTTCTTTTTGTTGCAGAAACTCTTTCAGGCATGAGCTGACTGTACTGGAGAAGGTCCGGCACCCTAATGTTGTTCAGTTCGTCGGGGCCGTGACACAGCACATACCTATGATGATTGTTTCTGAACTTCATGAAGAGGTAATGGCACATActtttttcctgaaaaaaagTTACAATCTTAACATCGTCAGTAATTCTGAACATGCTACTATGCCTATTGCACATCAGTGTTATCTTCGGATGCATTAACGTCTTCCTTTTTTTACCCCTAAAAATTCAGAAAGACTTAACCGCCTGTATTCAGAAGAAAGGGAAGTTACATGGTCAGAAGGTGCTAAGATATGGCCTTGATATTGCCAGGTAATTGTAGGTTCTGATTCCAACAAGAGTTGACGAGTACCAATATACACCATATGGTCCCTAATAGAAGTAGCCCTTTACACTGTCAGGAAAAGATAACAGTCCATGTCAAATTGCACATTGGTACTAATTAACAATGTTTCTTCTCGCTGCCTTGACTGTGTAGGGGCATGGCCTATCTCCATCAGTGCAAACCGGACCCCATCATACACTGCGACCTAAAGCCAAAGTAAGATGAGGAAATGAAGCAACTAGGCCTCCTTTTCTCTTGTTGCATTCTTGGGCTACAAATTTCATTCAAATTCTGTCTTTCATGGTTGTCCCGTACTTTACTATTTGAATCTTGGTAAGGTGCCAGAAATATCTTCCTGGATAGTGGAGGCAACCTCAAAATTGCAGGATTCGGAGTGACAAGGATGTCGAAGATCGGCTCTGACAAAATGAGATTGGTCCATCAAGAGGATCTTGTTGACAGCTTCAGTAAGCATGAGATTATGGCATTTTCTGATCCATTA encodes the following:
- the LOC140220031 gene encoding pectin acetylesterase 5-like, with protein sequence MAMATALRSSPLVPQHRPRFPVSAVAPWLVMLLALAALSCSSPVAVAAGSPEVVELTLLANAQEKGAVCLDGSPPAYHLQRGFGSGKHSWIVNLEGGAWCNTTEDCSDRRMTDLGSSKFMKAIEFEGILSNKRSQNPYFYNWNKVDVRYCDGGSFAGDAEGKDRNGTKLFFRGLRIWEAVVDELMGKGLATAKQALLSGCSAGGLAALLHCDDFRARFPQEVPVKCLSDSGFFLDVKDLSGERFMRSIFSGVVHLQNVREVLPKDCIAEKEPIECFFPAELIKSISTPTFIRNSGYDSYQVGNVVAPGGSDPGQSWSRCKADIRNCTSTQIEAMNEFRKEFVEALKVAQCKSNWGLFIDSCFNHCQTPFRITWHSQISLRLGNKTIAEAVADWYVGGGHGVKEIDCEYPCINPTCSSQLDL
- the LOC117855097 gene encoding integrin-linked protein kinase 1 isoform X2 translates to MAANGMKVALHRQVSGGSMKHNAELRRQASLESPRTGRATSRFLFGRQSSMDPNRRRGRSQSPVGSSAEDLTVPENLDATMQLLFFACQGDAMGVEGLLRSGVDVNSINLDGRTALHIAACEGHRDVVRVLLNWKANIDARDRWGSTAVADAKFYGHSRVYDLLKAHGAKIPKNKRTPMMVSTPGEVPEYELNPGEVQFRRGHDVTSGMYHIAKWNGTKVSVKILDREGCSDQDAANSFRHELTVLEKVRHPNVVQFVGAVTQHIPMMIVSELHEEKDLTACIQKKGKLHGQKVLRYGLDIARGMAYLHQCKPDPIIHCDLKPKNIFLDSGGNLKIAGFGVTRMSKIGSDKMRLVHQEDLVDSFSYHTAPELYRNDAFDSSVDAYSFGFILYEMVEGLVRTPEDSGHSIRFEGVRPSLKGKLKGYPPDFKALIEECWHPQAMARPTFSEIIIRLDKIYAHCAKQGSWKDSLKIWK
- the LOC117855097 gene encoding integrin-linked protein kinase 1 isoform X1; protein product: MAANGMKVALHRQVSGGSMKHNAELRRQASLESPRTGRATSRFLFGRQSSMDPNRRRGRSQSPVGSSAEDLTVPENLDATMQLLFFACQGDAMGVEGLLRSGVDVNSINLDGRTALHIAACEGHRDVVRVLLNWKANIDARDRWGSTAVADAKFYGHSRVYDLLKAHGAKIPKNKRTPMMVSTPGEVPEYELNPGEVQFRRGHDVTSGMYHIAKWNGTKVSVKILDREGCSDQDAANSFRHELTVLEKVRHPNVVQFVGAVTQHIPMMIVSELHEEKDLTACIQKKGKLHGQKVLRYGLDIARGMAYLHQCKPDPIIHCDLKPKNIFLDSGGNLKIAGFGVTRMSKIGSDKMRLVHQEDLVDSFSYHTAPELYRNDAFDSSVDAYSFGFILYEMVEGLVRTPEDSGHSIRFEGVRPSLKGKLKGYPPDFKALIEECWHPQAMARPTFSEIIIRLDKIYAHCAKQGSWKDSLKIWLVSRRFKRIKYRSVKSRIHTEL